CATCTTCGATTGATATCGACCATCGGTTTATCGATTGACTACGCCTGGTCCAGTGCAAGTAGGATCCtcaaattttgtcagtaaaATCCTTTCGTTAGCAGCTAaagtttaccatttacaaattTTTTCTATATTCAAGGTTTTCTCAAGTTTTTTCCAAGGCAGATTCCCGTAGAAGCACCGTTAATATTTCGGACACGTTtgccaatacaatacaatacaatcagAAATCCATGGGTTtctgatacaatacaatacaatacatacttaaggacgttcgcgcgaaaatcttcccacattgaaatttgtttcatttctcaccTGAAattaggtcataaattacttattccaaaactgagaaaaaatttgGGGATCACAGAccttgtttcggagaaaaaggcaagggaaaaatgccctaattttGATAGATAGGTCATCAACGggatgtagcctcatctactcatccgtcggaaatcataaaaataatgttAGGGTGAAGTTTTCTGTGCATACAAATATAGGAGtgttttttttagataattacATAACGCTGGGATGTCGTAAACGGTTGTAACTACTTCCGGAACtcaggacacaaggaaagaaaaattaaaaaaagataatttctCACGTtgtgattttttcatttcatcatattttgtaaatTGTAAGAAGAGCAAGTGATGAGTGTCttaaaaataggggtcaccaatgatctaaacgagtaaaatggATGCGATgttgcgaagctcttggaaatttagtttgtcacgattttgcgtgacctgtcggggaaggactggacccaagacaggatcgatcgatgaaagctttttgtaacaaaaaaaattcttgagcATAgaaacgaagtttcaagcaggcgttatctttatttggttggtgttttgtatcatatctccattgccgtctttctcatcttctgaagtgtgttttttgtgaaatataatcgctggttgtttccTCATAGGTTCGCTCTATTTAAGTGGATTAGGAAGAGAAgataattctgctctattttcatgaaagtaaaggaaaagaacttcaaaaacatgcattcattttgaacttagaAGTTCGTagcgtaataaaaacattttataaaaccAAACtaattaaatttacgcaacgtcgctgactaaaactaacctttcttaagttttcaaaactttcaacccAAACTCGATTAGCGGCCTTTTCCAGCCTCccggtcctttctctttaacgtaTCATGATGAAGTCGAAATAAACGTGCCATTATTTTCCCGACCTAGAAATTTTCCCCGGtgtttttgtcgccataagatcttaactaatgcttgaagtaatgcgtgacgtattacagtcgcgttacctgcgcagtaaaagttgcgcacaaacaattggcgcgaacgtccttaattgacTACTCTCCATAGggaaaacgacagaacagaacaacaacaacaacaacaacaatttgttaagaatcccaattgGCCGTAGGTAAACCAGTTggtggctatttacaagtgcagctgggaagttgagccAGGCCCTggctcaacttcccagctgcacagCTGCACCGGGATTACCAGacacaaattcaatgagtggtcagagcgggtcttgaacccgggatatgCGGATCTCAAGGCAATCGCCCAAAACCacttagcctgcgagcaggctcacttgaTAGGCAAGGGCTGTGGAGCCGCAATCGCGAGCCGGCGAAGCCGGCGAGAAGAACGCTCGCGATTGCGGCTCCACCGCCCTTGTCTAtcaagtgagcctgctcgcaggctaaaaaccactgggccacactgcctcatcAAGATGGATTTCTCACCTGTGATAAGGTCTATTCTTATCAACTTCTGAAGAGAGATCTGTTTTCCACTTTAAATTTTTTATAGTTTTGTATATTATTCTGGTGCTGATACCTTTTTTCTCGAAGCGAAGTTTCCATGTCTTGGTGCAAACCAGACATTGATATCAGCTGTTTTAAGATTTGAATTAGTAAGAGCTGATTTCACTTCCTATCAACATGTGGTACGGCAGCTGGACCTCGATTTCCGTTTCCGTCACCGATATTGAATTAGTCACGTTGTGGTCAGTTTCACCCCTTGTCTCTTTTCTACTTTCGGTACTTCGTGCCTCGTACTGAAAGCTTCGCTTTGACGCGGATAGGATTTCAACAATAACAAGATCGTTTGTGAGTAGGTTGATCACGTACGGTTATTCTCCCAGCACGGCCCGAGCAAGCTTGGTTAATGAGATAAAGAACTTGCCTTACAATGGCACCAAAGAATAAGTTAATGAACAAACGGTAAACCGTTGAATGAATGAGTGATTGAGTGAATGAATGCCGAATGAATGAACGTGATGAATGATAATAATACTTCTTATAATAAAGATAATGGTAACGAGGATCATGGTGCTATATAAAGGGTCTAtaccaataattgttttagaagCTTTTCAAAAcattataaataaattaatacaaCTCCTGGTCGAATAAAATATGCTAGCTCTATGCTCCAAACTATTCCTTGTTATCATTAGAGCTGCCCACGACGTTTAAATCCGAGTACACCCGTGTGGTGCAAAGTCAGTTCCACACATTTGAAAAACGACGCAATTTAACCTTAAATGAAATACACTATTGTAGCCAATCTATCTACAATAGAAATAAGCgagttaaataaaaaataaataaataaataataataatattaaaacgaGTTCCGGTAATGTTTGGATGAGCAACTGGTAGCTTATCAGTCCTCAAACTTCTTCAATATACTGTAGACCTACAATATAACAGCCTATTTACGTATTTTTACTTAATTCAATTAAATGTAGAAGCATTTACCCGTTGGATATCCTCTTTCAGTTTCCGTGGAGATGGCAAGGACGGATCCATACTTGTGATGTAACAAACTTTTTCTGATAACATCTTGATCACAGTCACCCCCTGAAAAGAAAGATAGACCCGTCGTTACTTTTAAAGTGTACCCGTTTGCAAATTAAgggatttttttcatttaaggacgttcgcatccaaaatgttcccacgcacagattttttttaaacttatcacagaaaggtaatgatcacCTTTTTgctaaaaaggcaaaaaaaatacggggtcaccgtgctcgttttcgagataaggtgcatttttagaagcttgcgttcaTGACTTTAAGACGAACTTATCTTACAACTGTCAgtaataaaaaagctacatgagtgaaatttagatcagataaacgtactcagttcaacataactaatataactaaattaacctttggagctgatgtctttttctgaggtaaaatagaccttgaaaaacgatacatattagtctaagaaagaaaacttcggttgcgcgagagcataaaaggccaaatatttgtaacttctcacgtacagattttttttgttttttgttaaaatggacaaaatcaagaaaggaagtgatctacggaaagaaaaatgggggtcaccgagcattcaagagagtaaaatcgctgtgaagttctcaaagcgattgtctattcgcactgtcacgccattgcgtgacatttccgagaagacctggatCCACAGCTATctcatgatgccacatactttcatgttccattcttgtggaaaatttttgcaccttcagcatcgtgtttacctgcgtggtctacgatgcatggcgtgtgcgtgacatgtgcgaaaagatgcgcagtagcaatgggcgcgaacgtccttaatgcaTTACTATTCCCTGGAATCACTGTGATTCAATGATCAACGCATACCGTCCTGCACAATTTTGTCTCTAACAATGCATGAAGAGATTTTAGTGAACCGGGATTGTTTTCTcatcgttaaaaaaaaaaattgaactcacAGGAAGTTGAGATCAATCCGAGTCAGTGTTGTGTTTATTGTAAATCAATTTGAAACCATGATGCCATTCTTTAAAATATACATCACTGAATAACTTTTTGTTCGGGAAAAATGGTGTTTTACTTCCTTAAACATCTGGAAGCTCAAttctttggttaaaaaaaaaaaaatgggcataCGTTTAAAAATCTCGGATGACAATGTTTTCAAACTTTTAGCAACTTTTAAGGACTATTTCTAATCTCCGAGCACTCTTTGAAAATTCAAGCACTACTTAGGCAATTTTTTCCATAATTTGGAGCGCTATTTCGCGTTGTTTCCGACGCAATCGGTATAGGCCTAGCCACGTCGGCCATATTTGTCGGTCTCTAAATGACATGACGGCCATGCGTGTTCCCTGAATTTATCATCCACTTCTGCCCAGTATGTCCAGGATTGCAAGCGTTAGCAAAAATTTGCTCGCAAAGGCTTTGTGCACAAGGACAAAGTAAGCATTAGCAATAGTCGAGTTAGCAATACCACAAGAGCAACAAATTTTAATAAAGAGATAAGCCTGCTGCCCGCTCGCTTGATTCGACCCATTTTCAAGTCATTTGCCCCAACTATGCAACTTGGTCCTAGGCTAAAAATGGGACTCAAAGGAAAAGAGCAACAGGAAAGTGTGGATGGAAGGGTTTCCTTGATCAGCGCACTTAATTTTGAGTTTCATTTTTGACgattcttttgtttgatattAGGGCGCTTGAGCACGTTTTTGAGTcacggacggaaaccggaagtaaAAATTGCGCATGCCTAATCGCCAGTCATGGAGAATAGATGTTGTCGATcaaagtttgagctattactggtatactgttttgtcgttttcgttctttttctctcttctttagtttcttctcttctgtcataggtcgtccaggcatcatgcaacctcacccgattcaaaattaaaatcatcaaaagatatgccaaaaactgcgatacagagcaaaaagcagctctaaacaaattaaaagtaaGCAATTAGCTTTAAGTTTAcgtccctccgatgcttgacttgaataactgcgtagccaccagtgtggtccTCACCACAGCTATAaatgtcaaacctggattgaaaccggcAAAAAATGCAACACGAAAGGCGTCGACTGTTAAGCGCTTTatttgacgtagtatggccgtgtagcagcgtcgagccataattacaataatttaaaattacaataatttgaaattactcgagcctgcgatccaatctaaaaccagtacctggtcagcgctCAACTTTAAAAGATGCAGCTGAActcaatgagctctaaacttgagccgcGATATGGTCcggtgatactggtcagcggataccttgtttggACAGGTGTCAGtaagccattttcgaaatatctaATATTCAGCTtcatagtgaggcagtgaggacaaaaacaatagaaacacgttggaataaatgtgaaaaatatttacatatcatccactttcctttcgAGCACTGCCTAattatcaagctgaattttaatatatcgaaaaaggcctattgaccataacatggaagAAGTACGCTGTAAACTACCTGGAGTATGGCCatctcgatgagctctaaacttgagcaaCAGCAAtaaacttgagcccacgatatggtcaagTGATATTGGTCCCAATGGCAAACATGgaagggtggacgtacggacgtcaTAGCTAAAACCATTTTTTTCGTACAGGTGGATAACCATATTTTCCTACCCatggtgctctgcgcgcgcGCTTTCGGCGCGCGGAGCTCGGCTATTAGTaagtgtaatcaaatggcgacgagtgaaattaggaatttcacttgcgttttgtcaaattcaaaacgcaagtgaaattatttcctaatttcacgaggaaaccatttgattaccttttaatgtcgtgggtgacaaattacgcttaCAACCGTAAATCGCTCgggtactttatccaactgctcgggaagaatcatctccaggtttttctcatggctattttcgtcacaccacttctccaAAAccctcacccagttaattgtgctctttcgcgtttttaaattttctgccgcttcttttaatttcgtaacttgtTCACtgatggtcactgtcttaaatctcgacgccatcttggctctgattgAGAAGAGATGTCACCATGACAATTTTGTAATtgcacatgtgaaattataaattgacgcaaaatttcgcaccaaaattaaggagttatttgtcacccatgatattataatGGTTATTGATAGCATTGAATTAGACAACGTGCTCCCCTAAATATCTGGACATTAGCTGGCACTTTCATATTTTGATACCTTGAGGATTACGTAGGTTTATTTCGTTCTTGAAACACTTACCATTTCAAAATCGTGATAAAAATCAGCAGCGGAAACATTGTTATGAGCCGGAACCCGGAAAATCTCGACCTTTTGCTCTTCATCAATCTCAATACCTTCAGTGAATGTTGTTCCTTTCTCTATAATTTCCAAGTTGTAATGATGaatctttgaaataaaatacaCAAGAAGTAAAATAAGTGTGCCCATTTCTGTTttcgcttttgttctttttgcttgttgttgttgttgttgtgattgCGGCCACTCTTGGAGCGAGAAACCTCGCCAGGCTGAAAAgcgacaacctcgttcccaagaCGTTTCGGCCGAAGAAAGGGCTTGCCGGCGGGTTCAATAAGCTAATTAAAATAAGCTAGAGTCCGTAATGGCATAAGATCCACATAGACCAGACCAGCTTTTCGGAACGAGAGAATTATAGTATCTGATTTTCAACCCAAACGTCTTCGGGAGTTTCTATTAACGTGTTCCTGGTCGTAAAGGTATTCTTATCAAAGCGGAAAAAAGTCAAGTTCGCATTCAGCTGATCATGATCGTATTATGTAAAATCTTTACGATTAGTCAATCATCAATCCTATTAATCTTTTTGCTAAAATTAGACGCAACAGCCCCATGGATAGATAAATATTGTCAAGAGATCTTGCTGCGGTGGCCAATAGAAACCGGAACTAATCGCTACAGTAACTTAAAGTTTGTTCACTATTCAATAAAACATGTTTCctcttaaaaaaaattgccgtAATGAGGGTTTGTATTGTCTTGAATGGAACCATTAACAAAATAGAATTATCATTAGCCAGAAGTATAGCAAATCTGCCAAATGACTAATCATGCCTTCCATTACCGCCTTGCAACTGAGCTCAGATCATTGACCTAAACAAAGTACCTGTGATTTGAAACTGACAAAGGATATGCTGGAGGAGAGATGTTGACGAGTAACTAAGTTACTGAGCGACCTACCTCTCCTTCTGTAAAAGAGCAAAACATGCCGACAATAATGAGGAAAATGTTGAAGAACTGAGACAAAAATAAAGAGGATTAGCTTATTTGTTCAACAATGTGCGGGTTTGCGAGTTCGAAAGAAGCACCGTAACGGCTTACCTTCATGGGGAACGATTTCGTTTGAAGCTAGACTTCACTTGGAAAGCATTCAAAACGACTTGAAACGATCACAGCGAGGTGAAAGCACTTGAAGGAATTGGTAAATGAAGTTGTACCTCTCGCTATTTATTGCCTTTTTGGAACGTGCTGTCAAGATGTCATCTTCTTGAATGATAACGCGATCACTAGCTCTCTGCACGGGATGATGATAGCTGAAAAGCTAATCTTTCCATTTGCTGATACCAGATGTCTACTGATATTTCTGAGGATGTGAGAGTCGTTTCAGTCCTTTGGACACAAGGTTTTTATTTTGTAAGAAGATATTTTTATCGTCAGAACTTCGAGGCTGAGATTAACGTACATTTCAAGACCATACCGTTCCATGAGAAGTTAAATGACTTTATTTTGCTCATGTTCGCAAAAATACCAATTGGATGAAACTTTAAAAGTAGAGTATTTTATGGACAATGTTGCACTTTTTGGACATCCTTTCAAGCTTCACAACACGTTACGTGTTGGCCTAAAGCTGAAGCAGTAAAAAAGAATAGGCGTGTCTATTGATATCGGCAAAATAGCTGGCACTTCCCCGATAACACAACTACTCAGTTTACAGGTACAAGGGAAGCAATTATACAATGATGTCAGAAGTTAAATTGAACActgaaatgatcaacatgtcagcctcgatgTTATTCAATTCCCTTTTAGTTCCTTTAATCTACCATGTCCTCTCAGGAGTTATTTTCATCCTATCGTTTAGAAACGATGTATTTGTAGTTAGGGGTAgaacttttgattttttttccagaattcttaagaaggaaaaaaaatatcgGGCAGCCTTAACCAAATTAAGGATTTTGCGTGATGCGTGACGGCCCCAAAAGTAGCCGTGAGTCACATGATACGGGACTGGGCATCACATTTTTTGATGCGTAATTTGGTATTTTGAAAGCGCGACGCGTGATTTACCAATTAGATTTCCTACTAAAGTGAACCCTTTGATCTAGAAGGATATTATGATTCAAAGATATTCATGCATTCAGATTTCCGCCCTAAGAGTTGTCACGTGCAGGTATTTTTGTAACAAAATAAGATTTACTTTATAGAAAAGGAAATGGAACAAACAAGAGTAAAGGCAAGCCACATTGGATTGGTGCAGGGTTCAAAATATACAAAGAATGTGAAACTGATGCTCTGGATATGTGCACGAGACAAGAGACGATCAAATATATcgaaaagcatttttttcctGTGGGTAATTCGTGTTTTTGCAGAGTTCTATAAAACATACTTTTGTGTTCATTGCCAATTTTCAAGCCAAGAAAATAATAGTAAACAGTCTGTAGCACATAAAATAAAACgtgattgttttatttatttaggcATTGAAATATTGTAGTTTTACAGATCATGTATCTTTATAAAAGAATATTCGAAGGGGTCAACTACCAATCTGATTTTCTCACCTATTGACAACTGTAGtaacaaaaatatttatttaacaatgtCTTTAATAAACCACAAGAACTGTCTATATTTATCCATCAATAAGAATTGAGCCTTGCGAAttgagtttcaaattttttttataaataaacaAGGTTGTTTTCAACATCCTGTACATCTGCATATCTAgccaaatttaaattaaatcaaGCCTGGTACTCTTATGATGGGCTGTGGGAACGGAACTGGCCTGGTACTGGCCTTCAAAAAGGTACATTGACAACACCTGCCGGTTATATCCCCTCCAGCTGCTTCTACGTCCACTCGAAATTCGTCTAAACTGGTAAAATCTACAGTGAGGTCCCCATTTCTTGAACCCTCATGTTTTTCGAAACTCTAGATAACTCCAAATACTAAATGCGTATATTGAGAAGCCAGATTACTGTCCAATTTCTCCTTCTTTGAAGTCCCTCTCTCTTGCTTTGAAAGCAATACTGACAGGGTGCAAATAAGATAGACTTTCCAGCTCGCCCTTTGGACAAGTTGGAACCATTACACGCAAGTTTGAAGGCTTTTCTCAGTAGCATTACGtaattagaaagaaaaaaaccttcaCTTGTTCAGTGGGCAAGTGATCTGGTGGGCAAGtgatgcataacatccactagCCTGACAGGGAAATCAACTAGCCGCAGGTTAGTGGAGATGCATTTCTTTGTACACTGAATGAAGATGAAAAAAGTGATGAAACTCTTTATTGCTTTGAAAGAAAGATATAAACTTCAAAGGGCATTGCGTGAAAAGGTGGTTTCTAATAGGATGAATTTTGAGTGGCTGGTGACGGTCAAGTTAACTTCaaaatttgtgttttaaattaccattaaaaaaatatcatgCAAGGACATggagattaaaaaaaatcctgcagggctgaaacaataaaaaaatatatctagCAGCCTAAAAATCCTGCAATCCCCCCATCAAAAATCAGATGGTACAACCCTTATTGTGACCACAACCTACCTTCTTAACTGAATCAAACAGATCGCCCTTACTTATGATTCAAACTCTAGCCAAGGGCAACTACAGTGCACTTCAATCCTGTCACACAAGCATTATTAGTACTCGGCGCTTATTCAAACATCTCAAGAAGTAGTATGCTAAATCGTAATTCCTAtaagcttgttttttttttttttttctctctaccCTTCTTCTTTGCTTTCAAAGCGACTatcgaacgcacttcaataatccaaGATCACTTCTAGTACTTAGACTAACGGATGCAAGGGTAATAATAAACGATGTTTATTTATGCAAGGAGACACGTACCGTCACAAGCAGTAAAAGATTCCGGCACAAATGTTTGTTCTAAAGCCTTTATTTTGCGTGTGTTTGCAAAAATGGGCATCGACTGAGGAATTCTTTAAATAAATCATAGACAATGGTATGCTTGGAGCTTCCTTGGCTAACAcggtttttttagttttacttCCTCTCCAGTTTGACAACATGTCATTT
Above is a window of Montipora capricornis isolate CH-2021 chromosome 6, ASM3666992v2, whole genome shotgun sequence DNA encoding:
- the LOC138051786 gene encoding uncharacterized protein isoform X1 — its product is MKFFNIFLIIVGMFCSFTEGEIHHYNLEIIEKGTTFTEGIEIDEEQKVEIFRVPAHNNVSAADFYHDFEMGVTVIKMLSEKVCYITSMDPSLPSPRKLKEDIQRALWKSLPILCIMYLLTTDDAFPSRSSYESERKTLGCSGREYCSHSNCWQ
- the LOC138051786 gene encoding uncharacterized protein isoform X2, which translates into the protein MKFFNIFLIIVGMFCSFTEGEIHHYNLEIIEKGTTFTEGIEIDEEQKVEIFRVPAHNNVSAADFYHDFEMGVTVIKMLSEKVCYITSMDPSLPSPRKLKEDIQRLISMSGLHQDMETSLREKRYQHQNNIQNYKKFKVENRSLFRS